CAGGCCAGCACGATCAGCCAAAAGGCGACTTCGCCATAGTGCCAGCGCGCCTGGCGCTGGGCGTGATAACCGACGTCGGAAGAAGCGCTCATCGGCAAACTCAACGCGCGGCCGTGCGGCCGAACAGGCCGTTCGGGCGCCAGATCAGGATCACGATCATCATGGTGTAGATCACGAAGGGGCCCATCTTCGGCACGTAATATTTGCCGGCGACGTCGCCGATGCCGAGCAGAAGCGAGGCCAGGAATGGTCCGGTGATCGAGGACGAGCCGCCGACGGTGACCACGATCAGGAAGTAGATCATGAACTTCAGCGGGAAATACGGATCGAGGCCGAGGATCTCGGCGCTGAGCGCGCCGCCGAGACCGGCGAGCCCACATCCGAAGGCAAAGGTGAAGGCGAACACCTGCGGGACGTTGATGCCGAGGCCGCTGGCCGCACGGGGATCGTCGACCGCGGCGCGCAGGCGGCTGCCGAAACGGGTCTTCGCCAGCACCATCTGCAGGCCGATGGTGAGCAGGCCGCAGATCACGATGATCATCAATCGGTAGCGGCCGATGCCCACGCCGAACACGTCGAACTGGCCCTGGAGCGCGGCCGGCAGGTTGATGAAGACGCGCGAGGAGCCCTGAATGTAGTCGACGGCTGCGACCGACATGAAGGTCAGACCGATGGTGAACAGCACCTGGTCGAGATGGCTGCGCGTATAGAGATGACGGTAGAGCGTGCGCTCGAGCAGGATGCCGATCGCGGCCGAGGAGACGAAGGCGAGCGGCAGCGCGGCGAAGAACGGCCAGCCCATCCGGTTGACCAGCACCATGCAGACATAGCCGCCGGCCATGGCGAAGGCACCGTGCGCGAGATTGACGAAGTTCATCAGGCCGAGCGTGACCGCGAGCCCGCAGGCGAGCACGAACAGCAGCATGCCGTAGGCAACGCCATCGAACAGGTTGGTGAGGATTGCGGTCATCGAGGCTGGACTAATCCTGATAGTCGTTCGTCATTCCGGGGCAGCGCGCAGCGCTGAACCCGGAATCTCGTTTCAACAATCTCGAGATCTCGGGGTCGCGCTAATGCGCGCCCCGGGATGACCCGCTTTCGCGGGTCACTTCTTGGTCTTGCCGAGATCCTTGACGGCTTCGAAGGTCGCGAACTCGACGTTGTAGAGCTCGCCGTCGACCTTCTCGACCTTGCGGATGTAGATGTTCTGCACGATGTCGCGGGTCTCGGGGTCGATCGAGATTGGGCCCCGCGGGCTCTCCCACTTCTGGCCCTTCATCGCCTCGATCAGCTTGTCGCCGTTGGTATCGCCATTGGTCTTCTTCAGCGCCTCGTAAATGAGGTGGATGCCGTCATAGCCGCTCACCGCCATGAAGCCAGGACGGTTGCCGAAGGCTTTCTTGTAGGCCGCGACGAAGTCCTTGTTCATCTGCGAGGGATGCGCCGCCGAGTAGAGGTGCGCGGTGACCGTGCCGAGCACGGCGTCGCCCATGTTGTTGAGCAGGTCGTCATCGGTGACGTCACCCGGTCCGATCACCTTGATGCCGGCCTTGTCGAGGCCGCGCTCGGCATATTGCTTCATGAAGTTGCCGCCCTGGCCGGCCGGCACGAATACGAAGATCGCGTCGGGCTTGGCGTCCTTCATGCGCTGCAGGAACGGCGCGAAGTCTGGGTTGGCGAGCGGGGTCTTCACCTCTTCGACCACTTCGCCGCCGCCGGCGGTGAAGTTCTGCTTGAAGAAGTTGAGCGCGTCATTGCCCGGCGCGTAGTCCGAGGTCAGCGTCGCGACCTTCTTGATGCCGTTCTTCACCGCCCAGTCGCCGATGATGGTCGAGGACTGTGCCAGCGTGAAGCTGGTGCGCACGATATAGGGCGAGCGCTCGGTGATGATGGAGGTACCGGCCGCCATCACGACTTCCGGAATCTTGGCCTGCGTAGCGAGCGGCGCGGCGGCGAGCGCCGCCGGCGTCACGCCGAAGCCGGCGATGAAATTGACCTTGTCGTTGACGATCAGCTCCTGCGCGGCGGTCTTGGTCTTGTCCGGAATCGCCGCATCGTCCTTGACGATGATCTCGACCTTCTTGCCGGCGACAGTATCGCCCTTCTGCTGCATGTAGAGCTTGATCGCGTTTTCGATCTGCTTGCCGGTCGAGGCCTGGCCGCCGGTCATCGGCAGGATCAGGCCGACCTTGACGGTGTCCTCGGCCTTGGCCGGCGCGAGCGTCGCAAGGCCTGCGATAGCGGCTGCCGCTGCAGTGCGCGAAAACATTTTGCGTTCGAACATCAAATGTCCCTCCCCTTAATTCCTGACCTCTTGTGCGACGGACCGAGTGCCCGGTCCTTGCCTCAGTTTAGCTCACGCACGCGCGATATCGCGCGCCACATGGCGTCTTTCGCGCCCTCATTGTCAATCGGACGTTTGGCGACCCTTCGGCGCAAGCCGAGCGTTCCGATTTGCCGACGGCGAGGAGCAGTGTCGCGGTTACGTTGGGGTAACCTGAGTTTCCCGCTCGCGCCCGCCTCCATTTGTACGATTGTACAAATAAAATGGACCTGTCAACGAAAAAGCCCTTCCGCTGCCCAAGCCAATTTGTCGCGAGACTGCTGTCGCAGTCTAGGAACGCGAGCGGTGGCGTGGATGGACGATTTCGTCCACCTTTTGCAGAATTCCGACATCGGCGAGGTCGTGGTAGTAAAGGCTCGGTAACAAATTACCTACCTCGAATAAGCCTATTTTACCTTGTTGAAGGCTACTCTCCCGACGCCAGCCCGAGCTGGCGCCCCATGACAGAAGCCGTGCTCCCACAATGCCCAAGTCTTTCCGCTCCGTCCTCGCCCTCATTGCGCTCGCTGCGGGGCTGTGCGGCTGCGGCACGGTCAACGAGAGAATGTCGGCCGAAATGGGCGACTACATTCCGCGATGGGCTGGCGGCTTGCCGGCGGACGCCCCGCCGCGGCCGGGCACGGCACAGTACGAGGCATGGATGAAGGAACGCGAACGCAAGCGGCTGCTGCCGGCGGCCGATCGCGAGAAGGAAGAGCAGGCGCAAAAGGGCGCGACGGGGTCAGCGTCGGGCGGCGCGGTACGTTAAGGGAGCGAATGGCGAATAGGGAGTGGCGAATATGGCCGCTCTTTCTATGCGCTACTCGCCACTCACGATTCGCTAATCCACGAACACCACGGTCTTGCGCCCGTTGAGGATCACGCGGTCATCGAGATGATAGCGGATCGCGCGCGCGAGCACGCGGCGTTCGATGTCGCGGCCCTTGCGGACGAGATCTTCCGGCGTGTCGCGATGGCTGATGCGCTCGACGTCCTGGTCGATGATCGGGCCTTCGTCGAGGTCGCGCGTGACGTAATGGGCGGTCGCACCGATCAGCTTGACGCCGCGCTCATGCGCCTGGTGATAGGGTTTTGCGCCCTTGAAGCCCGGCAGGAACGAGTGGTGGATGTTGATACAGCGCCCGGACAGCTTTGCCGAGAGATCGTCGGACAGGATCTGCATGTAGCGGGCGAGCACGACGAGATCGGTCCCGGTCTTGCCGACGAGATCGAGGATCTGCGCCTCCTGCTCGGCCTTGGTCTCCTTGGTGATCGGCAAATGGCGGAACGGGATGCCGCCGAAATCGAGCCCCGCATAGACCTCACGCGGGTGGTTGGACACGATCGCGGCGAGCGTCATCGGCAATTCGCCGGTGCGCCAGCGATAGAGGATGTCGACCAGGCAATGGTCCGACTTCGAGACCAGCAGCATCACCCTGCGATGCGCGGCGCGGTCGCGCATCTGCCACTCCATGCCGAAACGCTCTGCGATCGCGGCAAAGCCGGTCTGGAGCGCAGACAGTTCCACGGCGAGATCGGCGGCGGTGAACACCACGCGCATGAAGAACTTCTTGGTCTCGACGTCGTCGAACTGCTGGGCGTCGAGAATGTTCTGTCCGGAATTCGTCAGGAAGGTCGACACCGCCGAGACGATGCCGGGGCGATCCGGACAGGACAGGGTCAGCACATATTGATGGTCGGGCATGGCTCTTGATGAAGGTTTGTGCAAGGGCCGCGGAACGGTCCGCGATTTGCGCCCTGCTCTAGCACCGACCCTGCCCTTGCGCCAATCCCGACCGCGGAGTCAGGATGAACGTAACATTGCGATTTGACTGACCGGAGCACGCCCATGGCCGACCGCTTGAACGGCACCCGCATCCTGATCCTGGAAACCCGCGAGGAAGCGCAGTTTTCCAAGCTTCTGGCCGAGCAAGGCGCGGAGGTCGTGCAATGTCCGATGTTCACCATCGAGGATGCACCGGACCCCGCCCCGGTCGAAGCCTGGATCCGCCGCGCCATCGACAAGCCCTTTGACGATCTTGTGCTCATGACCGGCGAAGGCCTGCGGCGGATCATGAAGCTCGCGCGCGCTCGCGGCCTTGACCAGGCCCTCGTCACGTCGCTGGCCAAATCGCGAAAATTCACCCGTGGGCCGAAGCCCGGCAAGGCGCTGCGCGAGGTCTCGCTCGAGGCGCAGCAGACCACGGAGAAGCCGACCAGCGAGGGCGTAATCGAGATGCTGGGCAAGCTGGACCTGAAGGGGCATCGCCTTGGCCTCCAGCTCTATCCGGACAAGGACCACAGCACGCTGACCGGCGCGCTCGCCGCGCAAGGCGCCGAGGTCGATACCGTGCTGCCCTATGTCTACGATTCCAAGGCCGCGGATGCCAACATCGTCGCCGCCATCGACGACATGGCGGAGGGACGGATCGATTGCATCGCTCTGACCAATCTCGGCCAGGTCCGCCGCCTGATCGAAGCGGCGAAGGCCCATGGCAGCGAAGCGAAATTGCGCATAGGCTTCGAGCGGACGCTGATCGCGTCGGTGGGACCCGCGGTATCCGGCGAACTTGCCGGACATGGCTTGCGCGCCGACATCGTTCCGGCGGAGAACGCCTATTTCATGCGGCCACTGATCTCCGCGATGGCGGTCAGGCTTGCCGAGAAGTTGCCGTCACGAGAGACCTGAGAGTCCGACGCGCGCAAGACACGATACGCGACGCCTAGCCAGCTACCTGCGAGGCAGCCGACATCAACTCCTGCGGGCTCGGCATCCCGAACATGCGCTGGCCGCCCTCGGGTACCTCGGTAAAGGTCCAGCGTACAATTCCCTCCCGATCGAGCAGAAACTGGCCGAACAGCTGGCCGTGGCCGGTTGCCGCCATGCGCTGATCGGCTTCCGTCATCTCGTAGCCATCCTTGTTGTTGAGCTGCTCGGCAGCCGCCAAGCGATTCATGGGCCCGGGCAATTCTCCGGGAATGTCCACCTGCATGCTCATGACCACGTCCATGCCCACCTTGCGCGGCCACTCGGTTTCGTTCTCGGTGAACTCGAGATTGGGCAAGCCGAACGCACGGTGCGACACCCGCTCGGGATCAGACGCGGCGAGCAGATTGGGCAACGGGTGATATCGGAAGTAGAGCCGCGCCCGATCGGTCGGCGTATTGACGACGGTGAGACTTTCGACACCCTTGTCGCGCAGGGCTGCGTCAAGCTGCGCCTGTGCCGCAATATGGCGGCGGCAGAACGGGCAATGCAAACCTCGAAACAGGCCTACCAATATCGGACTGTGCCCGCGAAAATCCTCGAGTGCGACCTTCCCTTCGCGCGTGATGGCGTCCAGCACGATGTTGGGCGCGCGATCGCCCGGTTGAAGCGGTCCATCGACATGACGTTCTGACATGGTTGAACTCCTTCACATGACCTAGTCAAGAAATGGCAGTACAATCAGTCCGGCGGGATCAAGCCCGTGCCTGGTGCAGACATCATCGGCCAGCGCGAAATAGCGCTCGGCTTCAGCCATATCGCCGCGATCGAGGTTCAATGTCGCCAGGCCATCATAGCATGGAAAGAGCTGTTGCGGCTCGCCGGTTTCGCTCGCGACCTCGATGGCCTCATTGTAGCAGCGGGCAGCCTGATCGGGCCGGAAATGGCATTGATGGATTTGCCCCAGTACGATCAGGGGTACGGGGAGATGCTCGCGCTGATCGAGCGCCCGGTCGATCTCGATCGCCTTTTCGGCAGCGGGCACGCCTTCGTCGGTGCATTTGTCCGTGAAGGTGCAACAGGCGACGGCAAAATTGGCAAGAAGGCGCGCCTGGAACCCGAGGTCGCCAATACGATGCGCGACATCCAGCCCGCGCCGGCAAACCTTCATGGCCTGCGCCGGGTCGACAATCGTGTAGAGCACCGCGAGATTGGTGTAGCCGCGGCATGCCACGTTGAGAAGGCCGGCGGCTTCGGCTGCTTCGACACTTTGCTCCACTTCGCGCACCGCATCCTGGTGTCGTCCAAGCCGCGCCAGGGCAACCGCCTTGGTATTGAGGGCCTCGGCAATGGCGCGCGCCGCCTCGAGTCCGGCCTGTTCGTCCGCGGCGGCAGGCGCGGATCGGGCGTAGCCAAGCGCCTGGTCGGCCCATCTCGCGGCGGCCATATGATCGCCCATGCGAAATGCCAGGCGGCCGCGTTCTTGCGACAGGTGCGCCCGCTCGATGGGCGCTTCGACCCCTCCAAGCCGTTCAGCCGCCTCGGCGTAATGCGTCTCGGCCTTGATCCGCTTGCCGGCGTCCCACAACAACCGGCCAAGCTTGCGAAGAATTCGCGCTTCGCCGATGCGATCCGCTGCGACGCGGTACCCTTCCAGCGCACTCTGGTAGTGCTCCTCGGCCGTGTTGCGACGGCCGGCCGCACCACAGAGATCCGCGATCCGCTCGTACAGAACCAGCCGCTCCGGGTCGCATTCGCCACCGGTCAACAGCACAGCGAGGGCCTGTTGGTAGAGACGGACGGCATCGTCATTGGCATAGGTTGCGCGCGCGCGATCGCCGGCCGCGCGCAGATAGCGCGCGCCTTTCGGCTTGCGGGCACTGAGGCTGAAGTGATGTCCGAGCAAAATGAGGTCTTCAAGCCGCTCGGGCTCGTTGCCATAGAGCTGCTCCAGCGCGGCACCAATGCGTCCATGAAGCTCGATCCGCCGCTGCAAGAGCAGGTTTTGATAGATCACGTCCTGAAGCATGGTCTGCGTGAAACGGTAGCATCGCGGCGAAATCGAATTAGCGCCCGCGACTTCCTCGACAATCTCGGCGTCGCACAGAAGTTCTACTCCCACTTCGACCTTCGCCTGCCCGGTTGCTATCGCGCCGAGCAGAGCCACATCGAAGCGGGGGCCGATCACCGCGGCCTCCTGCGCCAACCGACGCACCTCATGCGGCAGCCGATCCAGGCGCGCCAACAACAGAGCTTGAATGCTCGCAGGAATATCGGCGGCGGCTTCATCCGACTTGATCCGCCATTGCGAGCCGTCACGTTCCAGGGCGCCAGCTTCGATGAGACCGCGGATGATCTCCTCGAGGAAAAGTGGATTGCCGCTCGCGCGCTCCAGGATCCGGCTAAACAGACTTCCGGGCGGCTCACGCCAACCGAGACTGAAAAAAGCCGCGAGCAGCTTTTGTCCGTCGGCGTCACCGAGCGGAGGCAAGCGGATGGTTGTGTGGCTGATCCGACCCGAACTGAACTGATCCAGCTCCAGCATTGGTCGATGCGTAAACAACAGCATCAGCCGCGTGCGCTCCAGCCGGTCCATCAGGAATCGCAGCGCTTCGAGGGATACGGCATCCGCCCAGTGCAGATCCTCGACAATGATCAGAAGCGGCGACAAGGCCAGGCGCCGTTCGAAGACGGTCCGGATCGCAAAGAATATCTGGCGCCGGAGCTGTTCGGGCTCGATATGCTGCAATTCGGGGTCCGCGCCCCCGAGACCGAGAACGTGGACATAGAGCGGCATCAACCGCTCCGCCTCCTCGGCCGCAAGGCCAAGCTCTGACAGCGCTTCAGTCAGCTTGGCCTCAGTCTCCGCGGCGCTGGCCTTCTGTGCGATGCCATAGGCGCTGCGCAGCACTGCGGCGAGCGTACCGTAGGATTGTTCGCCGAGCGGCGAACAGACCGCCTGCCGGATCGCCACACCCTCGAAGCGCTCTTCATCGCGGATACGGGCGACGAATTCGTTCACGAGGCGCGTTTTGCCGATGCCCGCTTCGCCGACCAGCCGCACTAGTTGCGCCGCCCCGCCGCACGCGCGATCGAGGCTGCCGATCACGCGGGCAAGTTCAGCGTCGCGGCCGATCAGGGGCGCACTGAGGCCCAGCGTGTCGAGGCCTCGTGCCGCGCGCGGCATGTCGAGCAGCCCTTTGAGACGATGGACCAGGACGCTGCCCATCTTGCCTTTGAGCGAGATCTCGCCAAGCGATTCATACGCGAATGCGTGCCGGGTCAGACGGTAAGTCAACGGCCCGACCAGCACCTGGTCCGGCGGCGCCATCGACTGCAACCGCTGAGCGGTATTCACCGTGTCGCCGGTCACCGAGTAGGATTTGGCAACGCCCACACCC
The genomic region above belongs to Bradyrhizobium arachidis and contains:
- a CDS encoding adenylate/guanylate cyclase domain-containing protein; translation: MNCSGCGFEVQSGFAFCPKCGTKQPNACPGCGFPCAPDFAYCPKCGVLVGEVHQPGAQARPTAPVRASSPPLVPTADPQQVFRPQQDKIDSEANRRTITVLFADLSGFTAMSERLDPEVMQTLQNELFEELTAAVQGFGGFVDKFIGDALLALFGAPAAHEDDPERAVRAAIDMIKRTAQLSERVRAFAGSPLLLHVGINTGHVVAGGLGVGVAKSYSVTGDTVNTAQRLQSMAPPDQVLVGPLTYRLTRHAFAYESLGEISLKGKMGSVLVHRLKGLLDMPRAARGLDTLGLSAPLIGRDAELARVIGSLDRACGGAAQLVRLVGEAGIGKTRLVNEFVARIRDEERFEGVAIRQAVCSPLGEQSYGTLAAVLRSAYGIAQKASAAETEAKLTEALSELGLAAEEAERLMPLYVHVLGLGGADPELQHIEPEQLRRQIFFAIRTVFERRLALSPLLIIVEDLHWADAVSLEALRFLMDRLERTRLMLLFTHRPMLELDQFSSGRISHTTIRLPPLGDADGQKLLAAFFSLGWREPPGSLFSRILERASGNPLFLEEIIRGLIEAGALERDGSQWRIKSDEAAADIPASIQALLLARLDRLPHEVRRLAQEAAVIGPRFDVALLGAIATGQAKVEVGVELLCDAEIVEEVAGANSISPRCYRFTQTMLQDVIYQNLLLQRRIELHGRIGAALEQLYGNEPERLEDLILLGHHFSLSARKPKGARYLRAAGDRARATYANDDAVRLYQQALAVLLTGGECDPERLVLYERIADLCGAAGRRNTAEEHYQSALEGYRVAADRIGEARILRKLGRLLWDAGKRIKAETHYAEAAERLGGVEAPIERAHLSQERGRLAFRMGDHMAAARWADQALGYARSAPAAADEQAGLEAARAIAEALNTKAVALARLGRHQDAVREVEQSVEAAEAAGLLNVACRGYTNLAVLYTIVDPAQAMKVCRRGLDVAHRIGDLGFQARLLANFAVACCTFTDKCTDEGVPAAEKAIEIDRALDQREHLPVPLIVLGQIHQCHFRPDQAARCYNEAIEVASETGEPQQLFPCYDGLATLNLDRGDMAEAERYFALADDVCTRHGLDPAGLIVLPFLD
- a CDS encoding ABC transporter substrate-binding protein → MFERKMFSRTAAAAAIAGLATLAPAKAEDTVKVGLILPMTGGQASTGKQIENAIKLYMQQKGDTVAGKKVEIIVKDDAAIPDKTKTAAQELIVNDKVNFIAGFGVTPAALAAAPLATQAKIPEVVMAAGTSIITERSPYIVRTSFTLAQSSTIIGDWAVKNGIKKVATLTSDYAPGNDALNFFKQNFTAGGGEVVEEVKTPLANPDFAPFLQRMKDAKPDAIFVFVPAGQGGNFMKQYAERGLDKAGIKVIGPGDVTDDDLLNNMGDAVLGTVTAHLYSAAHPSQMNKDFVAAYKKAFGNRPGFMAVSGYDGIHLIYEALKKTNGDTNGDKLIEAMKGQKWESPRGPISIDPETRDIVQNIYIRKVEKVDGELYNVEFATFEAVKDLGKTKK
- a CDS encoding branched-chain amino acid ABC transporter permease — translated: MTAILTNLFDGVAYGMLLFVLACGLAVTLGLMNFVNLAHGAFAMAGGYVCMVLVNRMGWPFFAALPLAFVSSAAIGILLERTLYRHLYTRSHLDQVLFTIGLTFMSVAAVDYIQGSSRVFINLPAALQGQFDVFGVGIGRYRLMIIVICGLLTIGLQMVLAKTRFGSRLRAAVDDPRAASGLGINVPQVFAFTFAFGCGLAGLGGALSAEILGLDPYFPLKFMIYFLIVVTVGGSSSITGPFLASLLLGIGDVAGKYYVPKMGPFVIYTMMIVILIWRPNGLFGRTAAR
- the purU gene encoding formyltetrahydrofolate deformylase — protein: MPDHQYVLTLSCPDRPGIVSAVSTFLTNSGQNILDAQQFDDVETKKFFMRVVFTAADLAVELSALQTGFAAIAERFGMEWQMRDRAAHRRVMLLVSKSDHCLVDILYRWRTGELPMTLAAIVSNHPREVYAGLDFGGIPFRHLPITKETKAEQEAQILDLVGKTGTDLVVLARYMQILSDDLSAKLSGRCINIHHSFLPGFKGAKPYHQAHERGVKLIGATAHYVTRDLDEGPIIDQDVERISHRDTPEDLVRKGRDIERRVLARAIRYHLDDRVILNGRKTVVFVD
- a CDS encoding uroporphyrinogen-III synthase, which gives rise to MADRLNGTRILILETREEAQFSKLLAEQGAEVVQCPMFTIEDAPDPAPVEAWIRRAIDKPFDDLVLMTGEGLRRIMKLARARGLDQALVTSLAKSRKFTRGPKPGKALREVSLEAQQTTEKPTSEGVIEMLGKLDLKGHRLGLQLYPDKDHSTLTGALAAQGAEVDTVLPYVYDSKAADANIVAAIDDMAEGRIDCIALTNLGQVRRLIEAAKAHGSEAKLRIGFERTLIASVGPAVSGELAGHGLRADIVPAENAYFMRPLISAMAVRLAEKLPSRET
- a CDS encoding redoxin family protein yields the protein MSERHVDGPLQPGDRAPNIVLDAITREGKVALEDFRGHSPILVGLFRGLHCPFCRRHIAAQAQLDAALRDKGVESLTVVNTPTDRARLYFRYHPLPNLLAASDPERVSHRAFGLPNLEFTENETEWPRKVGMDVVMSMQVDIPGELPGPMNRLAAAEQLNNKDGYEMTEADQRMAATGHGQLFGQFLLDREGIVRWTFTEVPEGGQRMFGMPSPQELMSAASQVAG